AGTACAAAACGCAAAGAATTCAAAGATGTAGTGGTGACAATTGTGTGGATGGCGAATCTGCGAGAAGACGCtttatgcatgtgtgtgtaagATTTTCCTAACACTGGCGAACATTTATCTGTGTTGGTTCTTTCTACCATTTGCAAATTCCAAAAAGTGGTGACAAGTGTGTGGATGGCGAATCTGCGAGAAAACGatctatgtatgtgtgtgagacCTTCGGAACACTGAAGAACATTTTTCAGTGTTCGTTCCTTCTCCCATTTGCAAACTCCCAAAAGTGGTGGAAAGTGACAAGTGTGTGAATGGCGAATCAGCGAGAAGACGCTtcatgtatgtgtgtgtaagaTTTTCGGAACACTGGCGAACATTTATCCGTGTTTGTTCTTCCCCACTTTCGCGATTTCCAAAAACACGAGAAATatgcatgcatacatacatacgtatgtatggATGTGTGTTTTCAAGCTTCAAGGAAGTGTGCGTATGTACATTCATATGGAGATGTAACCAGTGTCAAAATGGTAGTTAATAGGTAAAACGGttagttttccgctttttgtAACACATACTAATGCATGTATATGTGCATTTTTgtccttttatttttgtgtgacTTAGTGTTGTGGCTATTAGCCAGTCATTTTCGTAAGAATTACTTTTATACAGTAAACATTAGATTTATATCTATGGGAAGGTGGTTTTTTAAGAGACATAAATATTCAGGCAAACATACATGTGCATTTTTACTAATTTGTTAACTTCTTCATTTTCGCGCAGATATCGGTTTGACCAATTGCAGAGCAGGGGGGGCTACAACAGCAGTAGCGAGGGCGGAAACACGATGACTAAAATCGCCGGCAGCGACACCGGCAACACGATGACTAAAATCGCAGGCAGCGACACCGGCAGCGAGAGCAGTAGCTCCAAGGATCCGAAGAAGACTTACCCAGTTTCCATTTACCACTACCAAAACGCACAGACCATCACCTTGGGCAGCTTCATCGATAATCAGCTTTTAAAGCAAGCCAAAAAGAATTCGGGCAAATCTCAGAGAGTCATGAAACAGCTGTCGGAGCGAAAGCCTATGACACCAACTGAGCCATTGAATCCAATCCAACCTGTGAATCCGAAGGGCCAACAAAATCCAATGGGACCTGTGAATCCAATGGACCAAGAAATATTACAGGAGTCAGTGAACCCAATGGGCCAAATTGAACCAATTCGCCCACCGAATCCGATGGGCCAAATGAATTCAATGGAGGCAAATCCAAGTGACCAAATGAATTCCAACGGGCCAATGATTCCACTTGGCCAAATGAAACAAATGGGCCCAATGAATCCGATAGGCCAAATAAATCCAATGGAGTTAGCGAAACAAAATGGACAAATATATTCAAAGAGCCAAATGAATCCGATGGGCCAATTGAATTCAATGAGCCAAATGAACCCGATGGACCAAATGGGGAGGCCAGTGAATCTAAATGGTCAAATGAATCCAATGGAGCCAGGGAATTCAAATAGACAAATGAACCCAATGGGGATAGTGAatccaaatggccaaatgaatTCAATGAGCCAAATGAACCCGATGGACGATATGAATCTGATCAGGGGACCAGTGAATCCAAATGGTCAAATTTATCCAATGGAGCTAGGGAATCAAAAGGGACAAATTAATCCAATGTGGCCAGAAAATCCAAATGACCAAATTAATCCAATGTGGCCAGAAAATCCAAATGACCAAATTAATCCAATGTGGCCAGAAAATCCAAATGACCAAATGAACCCAATGGGGCCAGTGAATTCAAATGACCAAATGAACCCAATGGGGCCAGTGAATTCAAATGACCAAATGAATTCAGGTAGCCAAATGAATCTGATGGCCAAAATGAATATGATGGGGAGGCCAGTGAATCCAAATGGTCAACTTAATCCAACGGAGGAAGGGAAtccaaatggccaaataaGCCCAATGGGGCCAGTGAATCCAAATGACCAAATTAATTCCATGAGCCAAAAGGATCTGATCGACCAAGTAAATCTGATGGTCAAAATGTGTCTGATGGGGGTGTCAGTGAAtccaaatggccaaataaatCACAAGGGGCCAGTGAATTCAATGGAGCTATTGAATTATCTAATGGAGGCAGTGTATCTATtgggcaaaatgaaaacaacgGAGCCAACAGATCCAACAGATCCAATGAAGCCCACGGAGCCAATGGAGCCAATGGATGGGGAGCACCCCTTACTTGGTTCGCAAAGTGATGCTTCGCCATATGACGACCCGATGACGTTGCCCATCGATCTCGACGATGACCTACCCGATGAGCCGGTGTATTTCGATGCTCCCCGGGACTTGACGAAACCACTCACACCATATGTCGAGTCATTGATACAGACATCCGCTAGATTGCGTCGAAACCCATTGGGTCTGAACTTTATAGAAGATGACGACAGTTCCGATGATGAGGATACGTTTGCTAACCAAACGCTGAAACCCATTGGTTACGAGATGCTGATGGCCAGGAAGCACAAGGAAAATATTGAACTCATCTGCCGCTACCATGCGGAGCAGGTGGAACTTAAGGTCCGCACCATCGCGTTTTTATGGGAGGACTATATAAGCGATAGCACGCTGCCGCCAAACAAGACTATTTGGAGTGTGGAGCGCCATGAGCTCAAGCCAAGACATGTGCCACCCAATCCGCCGGCCCAGTCAAATCCAACCAATTCGATGCCCTCCAATGTGACGGCCCCTCCAACATACTGGATACCAAACAACTATCCCATGCAGCATGCCAACTTGGATCCCAATAATCAGTCGGCTCCGGCAACTGAAGTCCAGTACCTAAATGAGAACTGGTGGCACAATGCCAACTACATGAACTTCTTTGCTAATATGGACCACATCTTGGTCAACCTGTCGCAGATGGAGCTGTACGCTGCCCAGATGTACACCGTGTACGGCGAGGCGTTCTTCGAGACAGCCATTGGCAGATACTTCCCGGGAGACCCTACCGGCTCCTCCCCGCCATTTGGTCAGATTCAGCTCCAGTTCATGGAGCGGATCCGCCAGATCCATCATATCAATAAGATTAATCAGATCAATCAGATCCATCGGATCCAACAGCACCAACAGGAACCCCAGCAGTTCCAACAGTCGCAGCAGTTCCATCAGCCGCAGCAGTTCCATCAGCCGCAGCAGTTCCATCAGCCGCACCAATTCCAACAGTCGCAGCAATTCCAACAGTCGCAGCAGTTCCAACAGTCGCAGCAATTCCAACAGTCGCAGCAGTTCCATCAGTCGCAGCAGTttcatcagccgcagcagtGCCAACAGTCGCAGCAGTTTCATCAGTCGCAGCAGTttcatcagccgcagcagtTCCATCAGCCGCAGCAGTTCCAACAGCGGCAGCATTTCCAACAGCCGAAGCAACAGCGTTCGCGCAACTATTCATCGGACCTCCAAGAGATGGGGCATAAAATGGACAGGACATTACCAGGACACCGCCAGGTGCAACACGAGAATCAGGTAATGATGATCATGTTTGTTGGTCTGCAAAGTGTACATGTCTCTCCCCAGCCGAACATGCGCTACTCAAGAGCTGGAGGGGAAGGACCACTTCCAGGACGTTTTGCTGGAGGCGGAGAGTTTGGCGGATGCAAGCCAAATCCCGGTCTAAATGCTGCAAGTAAGGACCGCAATTTTTACAactttcttaattaaaattggtAATATTTGATTGGCTTATTGCACTTTTCGTACCAACAGCTTGTAGTATCAATCCCAAAACATTATTTGCACTTCCCACATATTCTTGCATTCTGGAAAGCTGTTTTCCCATATTGTAAACGTTTAGATCAGTAATATTTAGCATCTGATTGCAAAACATTTGACACTTAACATATATTCACTTCATTCGTACCACAGAGCCTCGTTTTAATAACATAATTGAGTCGGAGCGCCAAGAAAGTGACTCTGATGGGCGTTGGTGCTAGAGCATCGGATGGAAAGAAAGATGATCTCAAACAACTGGAAGATCTCGCCTTGATCAAAACACACTTCCCACCGCTACTACGGGACATCGAACATATACAGGACTTAGTAACCAAATTTGGTAAATCTCAGGGGAACAGGACAACGTGAAACAGAAATCTTGAAAACTTCTATTTGTGGCCTAAATATAAGAGCCTTCTTTTGTATACCCTTGAAAACAGAATTGCATTTACACATGTGTATCTACATATTggtaacaaaaaacaaaattttatttgcacacaTACGAGAAACTTTGCTAACAGAAAAACGAAATTCatttacacacatatgtatgtatctacatattgttaacagaaaacaaaattgcatttgaaaagaTACGAGAAACTTTTgctaaaagaaaacaaaattgcatttgaaaagaTACGAGAAACTTTTGGTAACAGaaaaaagaatttcatttacacacatatgtatctacatattgttaacagaaaacaaaattgcatttgaaaagaTACGAGAAACTTTTGCTAAAAGAAAACagaattgcatttgaaaagaAATGAGAAACTTTTGGTAACAGAAAAAAGTATTTCatttacacacatatgtatctacatattgttaacagaaaacaaaattgcatttgaaaagaTACGAGAAACTTTTGGTAACAGaaaaaagaatttcatttacacacatatgtatctacatattcttaacagaaaacaaaattgcatttgaaaagaAATGAGAAACTTTTGGTAACAGaaaaaagaatttcatttacacacatatgtatctacatattGTTAACAGAAAAAagaattgcatttgaaaagaTACGAGAAACTTTTGCTAAAAGAAAACagaattgcatttgaaaagaAATGAGAAACTTTTGGTAACAGaaaaaagaatttcatttacacacatatgtatctaaatattgttaacagaaaacaaaattgcatttgaaaagaTACGAGAAACTTTTgctaaaagaaaaaagaatttcatttacacacatatgtatctacatattgttaacagaaaacaaaattggATTTGAAAAGATTCGTGAATCTTTTGctaacagaaaaaaagaaatttcatttacatacaaatttattggTAACAGAAAAAAGAATTGCACTTACAAGATATGTGAGTAAATTTAATGCTTTTTCtgttttaacaaaaaaaaattttatttacacagATACGAGAATCTTTCGCTAagtgaaaatgaattttaatttacacacAAATCTTTTGTAACAGAAAAAGGAATTcatttacacacacatatattgataacagaaaaaataattgcatttacacTCATACGCAAATCTATtgtaaacagaaaaaaaatttgcatttacacaAAAATTCCTTTAACAAGAAGACTTTCATATATACACAAATCTATTGTTAACAGAAAACAGAATTTAATTCACTATTTTATATAAACCTAATAAATCCACCGAACGTGCATCAAAATGCTTGACTCGTGTGGAAGATAAGTTTGCTACGATGTATACAATATCGCATTTTTGTGCCAAACAGTAATCAGATTCGTGATCAATTTCGTGATTACAATTTTGTGATAGCTAGTTATCAATCCCTTTCTATACAATTTCAGGGACTAAAGCCAAACagaattatatttacattttttatacaaaCTACTGATGATAATAAAACCTTTACTACAAAATATATCaactttgtttatgtttaacaATTGTAAGACGAATCAAAAAGAGGGAAGCGTAAGCTGATCATCCTCATAACGTTGGTAATAAACTTCCCTTCTCAGTGAAAGCTCGGGTTGAGTTCCATGATatccacaaacctggcaaAACGGACAGGTAACCCGCTTCCtacatttgccgatgacgtgtgtGTCACTTGCTTGAGCTTGAGGCAGGATACAAAAAAGGATTCTAGCTTCTATTTGGAAGTACGGGTGGCAAATCTGGGGCTTTGCTTGCGACAGCCAAATCAATACGATCACTGGTTAACTAAGATACCACAGGAATTCGCTGGCAAATGCCCTGTACAGTACCCGCCCACCAATGAGGCTTAATAGAAACCAACCGACAACTGTTATTGTcctgttttgttatttaaaataacaaaactaactttagttagttttagttACAACTAACTTTAGTTAGCCGCGCGCCGAAATGGGCTGACTTAATAGCTGCCAGTTGGAAATCAATCGTATGCCTTTCGAAAATAaagatatatgaaaataagttattatttacttattttaaatattcgcGATACATACACAaccatatgtatgtgtacacttatgataaacaaaatatatgatCAAAGGCCTAAATTATCGGGAATTATTTGACAAAATCTAAAGCTAGTCTAAAAAGACGCGCGAATTTAGTTTTTCAAAACATCGGCTTTTCAAATATACGTTATTTTTCAACGGATAGTTAGGAAATTGTATCGATAGTTAGGAAATTGTATCGATAGTTAGGAAATTGTATCAATAGTTCGAAGCGCGCGCTGGTCACACTTTCCATTCCTATCAATAGTTCCACCACTAGTTTCTGCTCTAGCAattgattacttttttttttggacgcACCTGCGTGCTGCTTCAGCCACAATTTTGGcctaaaacaatttttggcCCAAAACGATGGAGGCCCTAGTGAATTATAGTAGTGAGGACGACCAGGAGGATGCTGGCTTTCAGATACGGGTAAATATGCCTACACCGCAAGGCCGGAAGCAGctgaaaaaagaaagaatcGTCAGAGCGCATTTTGTGTACACATACATCTTCATCACTTTTTTCTTCCTTGCGTATATGAGAAGCGCGTGTGTGTCGtgtttgtgttgtgtgtgtgtgtgcgaatgcGCGGAAAcgcgaaataaatataactgaTCCCATCAAAAACATATGAaacgagtaaaaaaaaaccaaaccactACACTCCAATAATAGAGTTCAAATAGCCTAGTGCTTTTGTAAAATAATGCGAATTTGCTGTTTCTTAAAAGTGGCAAAGTAACCCTAtgcaccacaacaacaacaacaactgcagcattTGCCGCATGCTAAATCctcgaaaacaacaacaactgctaGCTTGCTAAAGCAGAACAACAATAACTATGGTAGTGGCAACACTACGCGCGGCAAGAGAGCGCCGTATATGAGaactgcgtgtgtgtgtgcgaatacgcggaaatgcgaaataaataaacctaACTCATCCCATCAATTCAAAAAACATAATCAAACAATCAAAACCACTAACCACTCCAATAATATAGTTCAAGTATCCTAGTGCTTTAGTAAAATAATGCGAATTTGCTGTTTCTTAAAAGTTGCAAAATTCCCCTAggcaccacaacaacaacaacaactgcagcattTGCCGCATGCTAAATcgacgaaaacaacaacaactgctaGCTTCCTAAAgcagaagaacaacaacaacaatggcagcggcaacagtCCGCGCGGCAAGGAAAGAGAGCGCGAGCGGGAGAGAGAGAAGACAAAGCCGATGTCGCAGCAGCAGAGTCgtaggagcagcagcagaggccGCATTGATGAGGTAAAGAATTGCCGTTGCACCAAATCGATATTTACtccccatatatatatagatatatgtatataccaaATACCATATGCTATTGTACTACTTACTCcatacgtatgtgtgtgtgtatctgggTTGGAGCGGAAGCGGATCTTCCATGTGCCGTTTTCTTCCGCTGCCGCAAAGGGCGACGCCATCGCCGACTGcgctgccagcagcagcagcacttacAGTGGCGGGCAGAATAATAGCATAGTCCGCTTTTAATCAAACGTCTGATAAATATAGATatcaatcaaatcgaatccGAGATCTTTTAAGCTTTTGAGTTTAATTTCACTTGGGTTCAATTAAATAGAGAAGAAAAGTACTTGTGCAATAAAACAGGACACTGCATCAAATCAATAATGCGGCCTAGTTTTCAGTGCCTCCATTCTTTTATGCCAGCAAAAGTAATAATTTCATACATAGGCAAGGTCATTGGCAGCGCAGGGCAATCCATATGAATGTACTGCATTTATTGCTAAACCTAAATTAATAGAATGTGATAAAGGAAGAGTCAAACACAATGCAGTACATTTCTCGCTGGTTCTATAGATTATATTGAATTTAACGACAAGAACAGATTATAAGTTCAACTTTACTTCGTTTATTATTGATTAATACTTCCTTTAGTTACAGATATAAATAGTAAATCTTGTTTAATTCTGCATCTTTAAGGGCTTCAGGCATTTTCGTGTGCTATTATTTTGCCCCaatgaaaaattcaatatCTATGTAGtaatatatctattatatattGATCTCCACGATCGACTGCTTGCGCTCCAACCCGTTCCATCAAAATTTCGCTACTGCCAGCTTCTTATGGGCCgaaaactcaaactcaaatccaaagaaagaaaattcTGTTTGGTCGGTCCGCTTGCGATTTACACacacattgttgttgttgttgttcggcCAGCTTAGTTAAGACAAACTTTATATGccaatcaatatttaaatgacTAAACTCTACCATTTTATtatcattgttattgttgttacgtaaacgaaaccgaatcgaaccaaaacgaaaaaccattttcaaaacaaacaagtcaaaaacaaacaaaaaaagacgAACACAAACCTGACCGACGATAATTGACAATAGCCCGATCGTAGTAATCGCTCGATTACCAATAGCTTCTTCGATAATGCGACAATCGATCAAATTTGTTATGACCACCACTGTGTGTGTAGTCCTGTGTGCGACTCTGTGGCTGTGTtggtgggtgtgtgtgagccaCTCAAACAGGTAAAAGCATATAGAACAATCACACTCACCACACACATGCccgcccgcacacacacacacacacaaccacccacccacccacccactcactcactcactggTGGCGcgaaagcgagagagagagagagagataatGCGAAAGAGAGATCAAGGCGCACGAAAGTGAGTATACAAAAAGCGATCAAATAGAACCTAACAACACTCTAAGCAATCTAGGACACCCCGGAAAGGACCTCGGGCCCCAGCTGGTGGCCCACAGCCCGAATCCTCTTTCTATTCCCCCTCCAGCATCCTAAGCATCAAGATCTAGATCCTTAGTCACCGACGCTGATTCGTAGATCCATACGCTCTAATGTAATTCTCCTCAATGGGTTGCTTCATCCCGTTCCAGGAGCCGAAGCCCAGCAGTCGCCACCGCCAGGAGCGGGACAAGGACAGGGAACGGGACCGCGACCGCGAACgtgacaaggacaaggacaagaagCGCAGCGATTCGGAACGCAGTCGGGACAAAGGACGCGACAAGGATCACAGCAAGGTGAGACAGAGTCCTAATCAACTCCCGGGCAACTCAGCATAACTCAGCCAAACTAATGTCTATGCTATTTACAGGGCGACCATCGCCACCATCGTACCAAAGACGGCAACAGCCAcagggagcgggagcgggatcGTGACCGGGAGAGGGAGCGAGATCGCGACAAGGATCGGGACCGCAGGCGTTCGGAGAAGAGCAGTCGCCACCACAGTGGCAAGGaacgccatcatcatcatcacaaCAACTCATCTTcagccgccgctgcagcggTCAGTGCAGCATCAGTCCGTCGCTCCCATGATGAACGCAGTCGTCGTCGCCGGGACTCTCGATCCGATTCCCGCACACCCCCGGGCACGCCGCCCGCTCGTCGCCACCATCAGTCGCAACAGTCACGCAAATATCGCGAACGCGACTCCAGCAGCCGCTCCAGATCTCCGAAGGAAGAACATGCCACAACACTTCGCGGTGGAGCTGTGGCCGGATCTCATGTTCTGCTCGCTAAGTCAGGCGGCGGAGCAGGATCAACGGCAACtaatgcaacagcagcggcgagGGTTGCAGCGGCCGCTCTGGTAGCTGCCaatgcagcagccgcagccatGGCAGCCGGTTCAtctggcggcggtggcggtggtcTCCTGCCCACGCCCAACTATGCGCCCAAGATACCCTCGCTGATGTCCTTGGAGCTGAGCacaccagcggcagcagcaccagtCGCAGAACCCATCCAGCTGCCCAGTTACTACAATCCGAGCATCATCAATGCCAATCGCTatgcggagcagcagcagaagcgcaAGCTGCTGTGGGGCTCCAAGAAGAGCGAGAACTCGGCGAACAAGTGGGGCAACGCGCACTTCTCCCAGGACTCCGACGGCAAGGTGGCCTCCAAGTTTATGCGCCTGATGGGTATCAAGAACGCAGGTACTTCCGGCAATGGCGATGACAGGGCAGAGTCCACCAATGGGAGTGCAGCAGGCGAGGGAAATCGCGCAGTCAGAGGTGCTGCGCCATCGGGAGCCGCTGGCGGAACGAAAGTGCCCACGGACgtgcagcagcgccagcgcATGTTCTCCAACATGGAGCAGCAGTACGAGATGGCGCGAGCCGCCACACACACGATGCGCGGCGTGGGGCTTGGTTTCGGCTCCCAGCCACGTACTTTCTAGAAGGGATCGGAACGGAGTCGGATCGGCTCCCTGCCAGGCTGTAAATACCATGCCACTCACTCAACTCATTAGTCAGTAAATATGTTTCTCCTCaacaactttttgtttgtgttgagcaaatgtttttttgatTTCAAATAAACGTTGCAACCGAATTTATGAAGTGACGTGGCTTTCTCTTTGGAATTGCTTGGGATAAATGCATCGTTAGGTAGACCCTCAGTCTACACTATTACTAAGTTTGCTAAGAGTTATCCAACTTAAACAATAAAGTTCAGCGACTCTAAATGAAGAATGCTTGCATAttagataataaataaaggtattt
This Drosophila simulans strain w501 chromosome X, Prin_Dsim_3.1, whole genome shotgun sequence DNA region includes the following protein-coding sequences:
- the LOC6740143 gene encoding uncharacterized protein LOC6740143, with product MTKIAGSDTGNTMTKIAGSDTGSESSSSKDPKKTYPVSIYHYQNAQTITLGSFIDNQLLKQAKKNSGKSQRVMKQLSERKPMTPTEPLNPIQPVNPKGQQNPMGPVNPMDQEILQESVNPMGQIEPIRPPNPMGQMNSMEANPSDQMNSNGPMIPLGQMKQMGPMNPIGQINPMELAKQNGQIYSKSQMNPMGQLNSMSQMNPMDQMGRPVNLNGQMNPMEPGNSNRQMNPMGIVNPNGQMNSMSQMNPMDDMNLIRGPVNPNGQIYPMELGNQKGQINPMWPENPNDQINPMWPENPNDQINPMWPENPNDQMNPMGPVNSNDQMNPMGPVNSNDQMNSGSQMNLMAKMNMMGRPVNPNGQLNPTEEGNPNGQISPMGPVNPNDQINSMSQKDLIDQVNLMVKMCLMGVSVNPNGQINHKGPVNSMELLNYLMEAVYLLGKMKTTEPTDPTDPMKPTEPMEPMDGEHPLLGSQSDASPYDDPMTLPIDLDDDLPDEPVYFDAPRDLTKPLTPYVESLIQTSARLRRNPLGLNFIEDDDSSDDEDTFANQTLKPIGYEMLMARKHKENIELICRYHAEQVELKVRTIAFLWEDYISDSTLPPNKTIWSVERHELKPRHVPPNPPAQSNPTNSMPSNVTAPPTYWIPNNYPMQHANLDPNNQSAPATEVQYLNENWWHNANYMNFFANMDHILVNLSQMELYAAQMYTVYGEAFFETAIGRYFPGDPTGSSPPFGQIQLQFMERIRQIHHINKINQINQIHRIQQHQQEPQQFQQSQQFHQPQQFHQPQQFHQPHQFQQSQQFQQSQQFQQSQQFQQSQQFHQSQQFHQPQQCQQSQQFHQSQQFHQPQQFHQPQQFQQRQHFQQPKQQRSRNYSSDLQEMGHKMDRTLPGHRQVQHENQPNMRYSRAGGEGPLPGRFAGGGEFGGCKPNPGLNAAKPRFNNIIESERQESDSDGRWC
- the LOC6726025 gene encoding uncharacterized protein LOC6726025 isoform X3, coding for MEALVNYSSEDDQEDAGFQIRLQNSPRHHNNNNNCSICRMLNRRKQQQLLAS
- the LOC6726025 gene encoding arginine/serine-rich coiled-coil protein 2 isoform X1, encoding MEALVNYSSEDDQEDAGFQIRAPQQQQQLQHLPHAKSTKTTTTASFLKQKNNNNNGSGNSPRGKEREREREREKTKPMSQQQSRRSSSRGRIDEEPKPSSRHRQERDKDRERDRDRERDKDKDKKRSDSERSRDKGRDKDHSKGDHRHHRTKDGNSHRERERDRDRERERDRDKDRDRRRSEKSSRHHSGKERHHHHHNNSSSAAAAAVSAASVRRSHDERSRRRRDSRSDSRTPPGTPPARRHHQSQQSRKYRERDSSSRSRSPKEEHATTLRGGAVAGSHVLLAKSGGGAGSTATNATAAARVAAAALVAANAAAAAMAAGSSGGGGGGLLPTPNYAPKIPSLMSLELSTPAAAAPVAEPIQLPSYYNPSIINANRYAEQQQKRKLLWGSKKSENSANKWGNAHFSQDSDGKVASKFMRLMGIKNAGTSGNGDDRAESTNGSAAGEGNRAVRGAAPSGAAGGTKVPTDVQQRQRMFSNMEQQYEMARAATHTMRGVGLGFGSQPRTF
- the LOC6726025 gene encoding arginine/serine-rich coiled-coil protein 2 isoform X2, coding for MPARTHTHTQPPTHPPTHSLTGGAKARERERDNAKERSRRTKEPKPSSRHRQERDKDRERDRDRERDKDKDKKRSDSERSRDKGRDKDHSKGDHRHHRTKDGNSHRERERDRDRERERDRDKDRDRRRSEKSSRHHSGKERHHHHHNNSSSAAAAAVSAASVRRSHDERSRRRRDSRSDSRTPPGTPPARRHHQSQQSRKYRERDSSSRSRSPKEEHATTLRGGAVAGSHVLLAKSGGGAGSTATNATAAARVAAAALVAANAAAAAMAAGSSGGGGGGLLPTPNYAPKIPSLMSLELSTPAAAAPVAEPIQLPSYYNPSIINANRYAEQQQKRKLLWGSKKSENSANKWGNAHFSQDSDGKVASKFMRLMGIKNAGTSGNGDDRAESTNGSAAGEGNRAVRGAAPSGAAGGTKVPTDVQQRQRMFSNMEQQYEMARAATHTMRGVGLGFGSQPRTF